From the Triticum urartu cultivar G1812 unplaced genomic scaffold, Tu2.1 TuUngrouped_contig_8193, whole genome shotgun sequence genome, the window GCGTGGAGGAAGAGGAACGCGAGGCGGCCGTGGATGTTAACGATGACCTCAAAGACGGGTGCTCGGAGGAGGTGCGGGCAGAGCTCCTGCGAGTTGGCACGGCCGGCATGGTAGTGGTAGCTGTTCAATCAAATTCCAAGCAGCAGAGGAGGGCAATAACCTTGGAATGATACCGAAGATCCAAAGAAACTAGCTACTTGATTTGTCGGCAGCAGGTCTGTTGGAATGATACTGAAGAGTAAGAGGCATTTTATAAATCATGCGAAATACACATATACATATACATAGCACTCATGCTTCTTACAAGCTGTTTTATTTGGCACTCCACTTCCCACACATGAAAATCAATAGGATAACCAAGTGCTGGATCGAGCCTGAGCCCTGGGCAGAATTTAGCTAGGAAACACAGACATATGCAGTTCAAAGGAAAAGCGCACTAATTAAGGCCGTAGAAAACGTACAGGAGCAGCAGTTCCTAATTAAGAGGCGCACCTCACCACCAGTCCGCTACCACTTTGATCTGATTGGACTTGGGGTGAGTCTTGAGCTGCTCCACTGCACGTTCCATTGCCGGGTTACCTTTCCTACCACGGAGCTTGACCTCTTTAAGGTTCTCCAAGTTCTCGACTCCAGCAAGGCTCATCTCCTCATTATGAAAGTCCAATACAAGTGTCTCGAGCTTTGTCATTGATCCTTCCTCGAATGTGAACTTTGTCAAGGTGGGACAGTATAACACCTCCAGGATCCTAAGCACCGGGAAGCTTTGTTCAAGGCGTGCAACTAGTTCTCCGTCTTTGCACTCAACTCGCTTCAGTTTGACGGTCTGCAGGTTGGGCAACTTACACAGGACATGAAATAACTGGTTGCCATCAACTTCTGTCCATTCCGCTTCAAACTTTGTGAGgtatgtgagtgatgagacccaTTCGGGCAGTTCCTTAATGCTCCCACAAATACTAAGGTATTGGAGCAGTGACGGAGGCCGGGAGACGTAATGCAGAAACTCCACACTGCCAGTAGAAAGAGCTTGACCATACTCCCAGCATTCCAGATTGAGTGATTGGAGAGCGCATGTGTTGCTCAGGAAGGAGGCAAGTTTATGCCATAACTCGTCTTTGAGCTCTTCAGTTTGTATCTTATTGTTACTGATTCGAATACTTAGAACATGCAACTGTGGCAGCTTACCGATCTCTTCTTGGATAACCTCAACATTGTCACTTGTGAGAACTCCCATGTCCACCTCGCACAGTGCCTTCATGTTCCCTAGGCCCGTGGCAGAAGCCACTCATCGGACCTTAGGCACTCTAGTTTGCTCAGCTTTGTCACAGTTAGCGGCACATTCTTCTGGATGCGGGTGTTTTTTATATCAAGAATCTCCAAGTCCTCAAGTTTGCCAACTTTGTCGGGCATCACTTTAACATCTGTACCCCTCAAGCTCAAGAACCTGAGAAGATACAGTCGACAGACATCTCTCATGTGCTTGTCTTGCAGGGCCTTGCAATCTTCCAGGTCAAGTACCCTCAGCAATTTGAACTCGCTTAGATGATCTAGCAGCTTACTGAGGCCATAATTGCGCTGAAATGTGGTCAGTGACCGGATATGATGTAGGTTCATCGCCTCAAAGCCGTGCCT encodes:
- the LOC125531826 gene encoding uncharacterized protein LOC125531826; amino-acid sequence: MKALCEVDMGVLTSDNVEVIQEEIGKLPQLHVLSIRISNNKIQTEELKDELWHKLASFLSNTCALQSLNLECWEYGQALSTGSVEFLHYVSRPPSLLQYLSICGSIKELPEWVSSLTYLTKFEAEWTEVDGNQLFHVLCKLPNLQTVKLKRVECKDGELVARLEQSFPVLRILEVLYCPTLTKFTFEEGSMTKLETLVLDFHNEEMSLAGVENLENLKEVKLRGRKGNPAMERAVEQLKTHPKSNQIKVVADWW
- the LOC125531827 gene encoding disease resistance protein Pik-2-like — protein: MVSKSQESNFVTLVGRQYGGMPHGHGKVRRLSIHDSDHDGERPTKVEQHHARHGFEAMNLHHIRSLTTFQRNYGLSKLLDHLSEFKLLRVLDLEDCKALQDKHMRDVCRLYLLRFLSLRGTDVKVMPDKVGKLEDLEILDIKNTRIQKNVPLTVTKLSKLECLRSDEWLLPRA